Genomic DNA from Bacteroides zhangwenhongii:
AATTAGGAAAAGCCGGAGAAAATGCCGCAGTAACCTATCTGGAGCAACAAGGTTACATTATTCGTGACCGGAACTGGAGAAAAGGACATTTTGAACTGGATATTGTGGCTACCAAAGAGCAGGAATTAATTGTAGTGGAGGTAAAGACCCGCAGCAATACTCAATTTGCCGAACCGGAGGACGCCGTTGACATCCCTAAAATAAAACGTACCGTACGCGCTACGGATACCTATATGAGGCTATTTCAAATCGATGTACCTGTAAGATTCGATATCATTACAGTAGTGGGTGAAGACAGAAACTTCAAGATCGAGCATATCAAAGAGGCGTTTTATCCTCCTTTATTTTAAAATTCAAGACATAGAAGATACAAAATTATTATAAATTGATTAATTATGAATGTTGAAACAGCCAGAGAATACAGCCTCAGCAAAAAAGCCACTACGGAAGATATGCCTTTCGGTGATGATTTCCTGACAATCAGAGTCATGGGAAAAATGTTTTTATGTATTAGTTTCAATACACCTGACAGGATTACGATGAAATGCGATCCAGACTACGCCATCGAATTGCGGGACCATTACAATGGCGTAGAAGGTGCTTGGCATTTTAACAAGAAATATTGGAACCAAGTATTCCTTGACCGCGACCTAGATGATAAACTGATAAAACAATTGATCGACCACTCCTATGATGAAGTCATCAAGAAGTTCCCTAAAAAACTACGTACAGAATATGACGCCCTCCCCTGAAATATTCCCCGTTCCATTGATTCATATCAGTGAAACGAATTCGACTAATAACTACCTGCAAACTCTTTGTGCCCAACAAAAAGTAGAGGAGTTGACGACCGTAGTTGCCGACTTTCAGACATCCGGACGAGGGCAACGTGGGAACTCTTGGGAATCGGAACCGCTCAAGAACCTCCTTTTCAGTTTTGTGCTTTTCCCTGATTTTTTGGAAGCGCGCTGCCAGTTTCTTATTTCGCAGATTATATCTTTGGCTATTAAGGAAGAGTTAAGTACTTATACTGAGGACATTTCTATCAAATGGCCGAACGATATTTATTGGAAAGAGAAAAAGATTTGTGGAATATTAATCGAAAACGATTTGATGGGACGGAACATCTGTCAAAGCATTGCAGGAATCGGAATCAATATTAACCAAGAAAAATTCTACAGCCCGGCTCCCAATCCCGTTTCACTATATCAAATCACCGGAAAACGCCATGATGTCTTTGAGATATTAAAGAATATCATGATCCGCGTTCAGTCTTATTATGCCAAACTTCAAAAGGGAGATATAACACGGATAACCAACCAATATGAAAAATCGCTTTTCAGAAAAGAAGGAATGCACCGATATAAAGATGTTGACGGTGAATTTCTGGCACGAATTATTTGTGTTGAGCCGGAAGGTAAGTTAATCTTAGAAGACGAAAAACAGGTCCGAAGGGCTTATATGTTTAAGGAAGTGGAATATTTATTGAGATAAACAATTCTGTTTCAACTCAAAAACATTATCTTTGAACCGTATGTTTCCTATATAAAAACTGTTTCATTTATGAGAACAAAACTAATTTTATTCCTTCCATTATTATGGATATTGATAGGTTGCAGTGATTCAGATTCGGCTACACTCAATATATCCAATTCTACATT
This window encodes:
- a CDS encoding YraN family protein, whose product is MAKHNELGKAGENAAVTYLEQQGYIIRDRNWRKGHFELDIVATKEQELIVVEVKTRSNTQFAEPEDAVDIPKIKRTVRATDTYMRLFQIDVPVRFDIITVVGEDRNFKIEHIKEAFYPPLF
- a CDS encoding MmcQ/YjbR family DNA-binding protein, whose product is MNVETAREYSLSKKATTEDMPFGDDFLTIRVMGKMFLCISFNTPDRITMKCDPDYAIELRDHYNGVEGAWHFNKKYWNQVFLDRDLDDKLIKQLIDHSYDEVIKKFPKKLRTEYDALP
- a CDS encoding biotin--[acetyl-CoA-carboxylase] ligase, encoding MTPSPEIFPVPLIHISETNSTNNYLQTLCAQQKVEELTTVVADFQTSGRGQRGNSWESEPLKNLLFSFVLFPDFLEARCQFLISQIISLAIKEELSTYTEDISIKWPNDIYWKEKKICGILIENDLMGRNICQSIAGIGININQEKFYSPAPNPVSLYQITGKRHDVFEILKNIMIRVQSYYAKLQKGDITRITNQYEKSLFRKEGMHRYKDVDGEFLARIICVEPEGKLILEDEKQVRRAYMFKEVEYLLR